In Trifolium pratense cultivar HEN17-A07 linkage group LG7, ARS_RC_1.1, whole genome shotgun sequence, a genomic segment contains:
- the LOC123899708 gene encoding uncharacterized protein LOC123899708, whose amino-acid sequence MNMLPSTSGTTTTTTTALGGWTVLQLSKIRSNRSVSSSSSFSLRISATCDDRPHGPSCIYVGPLQTATQETLEALYSQARDAYYRGEPLIVDDMFDRVELKLKWYGSKSVVKYPRCSIRRQSTYADAEEDLSMVFTLASTWALFFAFGSSACVGPMFYTINLAYQNAMNLGLSYGSHASELKPLFMVNTIIFMALGFIIGFPVASASVKVLQGLWRNDLAALKGSCPNCGDEVFAFVKTDKANNSPHRAKCHVCECLLEFRTEVEQSTSGFGRQWVYGRIYLVRKSRRQREL is encoded by the exons ATGAATATGTTACCAAGCACTAGCGGCACCACCACCACAACTACCACCGCGTTGGGTGGTTGGACGGTGCTACAATTATCCAAAATCAGAAGCAACCGctctgtttcttcttcttcttcattctctCTTCGGATCTCTGCCACCTGTGACGACCGCCCTCATGGTCCATCCTGTATATATGTTGGTCCTCTTCAAACTGCCACCCAAGAGACTCTTGAAGCTCTTTATTCTCAA GCAAGGGATGCATATTACAGAGGAGAGCCTTTGATAGTTGATGACATGTTTGATAGAGTAGAG TTGAAGCTTAAGTGGTATGGTTCCAAGTCAGTTGTGAAGTATCCACGATGTAGTATCAGGAGGCAATCAACTTATGCCGATGCTGAG GAAGATCTATCTATGGTTTTTACATTGGCAAGTACATGGGCCCTATTTTTTGCATTTGGCAGTTCAGCATGTGTTGGACCAATGTTTTACACCATCAACTTAGCTTATCAAAATGCAATGAACTTAGGATTATCATATGGTAGCCATGCATCAGAACTAAAGCCTCTTTTCATGGTGAATACCATTATCTTCATGGCACTCGGTTTTATCATAGGATTTCCAGTTGCTTCAGCTTCAG TCAAAGTACTTCAAGGCTTGTGGAGAAACGACTTAGCAGCACTAAAGGGTTCATGTCCAAATTGTGGAGACGAG GTATTTGCATTTGTAAAAACGGACAAGGCTAACAACTCACCCCATAGAGCAAAGTGCCATGTGTGTGAATGCTTATTGGAATTTCGCACCGAAGTCGAg CAATCAACTTCAGGATTTGGTAGACAATGGGTTTATGGGCGTATTTACCTTGTGCGTAAATCCAGACGCCAAAGAGAGCTGTAA
- the LOC123900066 gene encoding respirasome Complex Assembly Factor 1-like, which yields MKEAKSAKLNHQLQHQNGHLSPFKFAKLLDPEASWDKDQLGDVLHWIRQAMGLVFGLLWGTFPLVGGIWFILFLVLSSGIIYAYYSVILKVDEEEFGGHGALLQEGLFASTTLFLLSWILVYSLGHF from the exons ATGAAAGAAGCTAAATCTGCTAAACTAAATCACCAACTACAGCACCAGAATGGTCACCTTTCTCCTTTCAAATTCGCTAAATTGCTCGATCCAGAAGCTTCCTGGGACAAG GATCAATTGGGAGATGTATTGCATTGGATTCGACAAGCAATGGGCCTTGTATTTGGATTACTTTGGGGTACCTTTCCATTGGTTGGAGGAATTTGGTTTATCCT CTTTTTAGTTTTGTCCTCCGGGATTATATATGCGTATTATTCAGTAATATTGAAGGTTGATGAAGAGGAATTTGGCGGCCACGGAGCCCTCCTCCAAGAGGGTCTTTTTGCATCTACAACTCTTTTCCTG CTTTCCTGGATTCTAGTCTACAGTTTAGGACACTTCTGA
- the LOC123897533 gene encoding telomere repeat-binding protein 1-like isoform X1, with product MVAQNRINYGFNGYQVPKKPRAARSPRKRDTLQRSVENDRMCAIDLLATVAAGTLLQEKQNPIIPSDGSPKKDQHGFVKEEDEDANTPFKAELPNEASCDKRLQHGFVKEACADANKPLKAELSDDGSSEKKCFSTLSSQVYDPNFCSKENLHHPEIDGQSCIASIVTSSSCSERFVTDNMVDRKSHSEMKNITSKVELGSSGYPDCNDCNLDVHVSIVKDEVQNSEKVPIGTSVGMCCFEDPVDEKPQVPVNLGGNAKLSGYEDSTPHNSLFKGCDNVTVVGRDDDENFSGCSHPSSKTKTFRSKTCIGDQRIRKRLASKYRKVARESKHDTLSNNVVDRNFNTVYSNRKNSYKRQLSQMNIPFKKRKIFDCSSTSNSNGYIRNDNTYYSTKNDMNQGVSCSSARIRKDPGMSSLEGYHRSALRSRDSHVKLRIKSFRVPELFIEIPETATVASLKIAVMEAVTTLLRGGLRVGMILNGKKLRDDSKTLLQTGISHDNALDALGFTLEPNSSQSLPLTCAKDSLHVPSADMPLSLIGQPSSPAVVRPIQRIQGFCDTEHQVTSLSNIVESEHDSAPSPISTIGEKRLTDSKELVTIPEMDTEGLAVLPVEQKPKRTEMSQRRRIRRPFSVAEVEALVEAVERLGTGRWRDVKLRAFDDAKHRTYVDLKCRINGKHWYTRQEYLLNKEEESLYPKNFWIGSLLLMHIGPNSNKLSNINSSITLKLAFYFNIGGVLIAMDHI from the exons ATGGTGGCGCAGAACAGAATAAATTATGGATTTAATGGCTATCAGGTGCCAAAAAAGCCTCGTGCCGCACGATCACCTAGG AAGAGGGATACATTACAAAGAAGTGTGGAAAACGATCGAATGTGTGCGATTGACTTATTGGCCACCGTAGCTGCCGGCACTTTATTGCAAGAGAAACAGAATCCAATCATACCTAGTGATGGATCACCGAAAAAAGATCAGCATGGATTtgttaaagaagaagatgaagatgcaAATACACCATTCAAAGCCGAGCTTCCTAATGAAGCAAGTTGTGACAAAAGGCTTCAACATGGATTTGTTAAGGAAGCATGTGCGGATGCAAATAAGCCATTGAAAGCCGAGCTCTCTGATGATGGAAGTAGTGAGAAAAAATGTTTCTCTACTCTTTCTTCACAGGTGTACGATCCAAATTTCTGTTCGAAGGAAAATCTGCATCATCCTGAAATCGATGGTCAATCATGCATTGCTTCTATAGTAACAAGTTCTAGTTGCTCGGAGAGGTTTGTTACTGACAATATGGTCGATAGAAAAAGCCATagtgaaatgaaaaatattactaGCAAAGTTGAATTAGGATCTTCTGGATATCCAGATTGTAATGATTGCAACTTAGATGTTCATGTAAGTATAGTAAAGGACGAGGTCCAAAATTCCGAGAAGGTGCCAATCGGTACTTCGGTTGGAATGTGCTGTTTTGAGGATCCCGTGGATGAAAAACCTCAAGTGCCAGTCAATTTAGGTGGCAATGCCAAGTTGTCTGGTTATGAAGATAGCACGCCTCATAACTCTTTGTTCAAAGGTTGCGACAATGTAACAGTAGTTGGTAGAGATGATGACGAAAACTTTTCAGGGTGCTCTCACCCTAGTTCAAAAACAAAGACCTTTAGGTCAAAGACTTGTATAGGTGACCAAAGAATAAGGAAAAGATTGGCTTCTAAATATCGGAAAGTTGCTCGAGAATCAAAGCACGATACACTTTCTAACAATG TAGTGGATAGAAATTTCAACACAGTTTACAGCAATAGGAAGAACAGTTATAAACGCCAACTATCTCAAATGAATATTCCTTTCAAGAAGAGGAAGATTTTTGACTGCAGCTCCACTTCAAATTCTAATGGATATATAAGAAATGACAACACTTATTATTCAACCAAGAATGATATGAATCAAGGCGTTTCTTGTTCATCTGCTCGGATACGCAAAG ATCCTGGAATGTCATCCTTGGAAGGATATCATCGTTCAGCATTACGATCTAGAGATTCTCATG TGAAGCTTAGGATCAAATCATTTAGAGTGCCAGAGCTTTTTATTGAGATTCCAGAAACTGCAACCGTCGCGTCCTTGAAG ATAGCAGTGATGGAAGCGGTGACTACTCTACTTCGAGGTGGATTGCGTGTTGGCATGATTCTCAATGGAAAGAAACTTAGAGATGACAGTAAAACTTTACTTCAGACAGGAATTTCTCATGATAATGCGCTGGATGCTTTGGGCTTCACCTTGGAGCCTAATTCTTCTCAAAGCCTACCACTCACATGCGCTAAAGATTCTCTTCATGTTCCGAGTGCGGACATGCCTCTATCTTTAATAGG GCAACCTTCCAGTCCAGCTGTAGTTCGTCCGATTCAGAGGATTCAAGGTTTCTGCGACACCGAGCATCAAGTAACCAGTTTAAGTAACATTGTTGAAAGTGAACACGATTCAGCACCTTCTCCTATAAGCACAATAGGTGAAAAAAGATTGACAGATTCCAAAGAACTTGTTACTATTCCTGAAATGGATACGGAGGGACTAGCTGTGCTACCAGTAGAGCAGAAGCCAAAGCGAACTGAGATGTCACAACGTCGCCGAATTCGTAGGCCTTTTTCTGTTGCCGAAGTGGAAGCACTTGTTGAAGCAGTTGAGAGACTCGGAACTGGAAG GTGGCGTGATGTGAAACTTCGTGCTTTCGATGATGCAAAGCATAGGACATATGTGGATTTGAAG TGCAGGATAAATGGAAAACATTGGTACACACGGCAAGAATATCTCCTCAACAAAGAAGAGGAGAGCCTGTACCCCAAGAACTTTTGGATAGGGTCCTTACTGCTCATGCATATTGGTCCCAACAGCAACAAACTAAGCAACATCAACTCAAGCATCACCCTGAAACTTGCCTTCTACTTTAATATAGGGGGGGTGTTAATAGCAATGGACCATATATGA
- the LOC123897533 gene encoding telomere repeat-binding protein 2-like isoform X3 yields the protein MVAQNRINYGFNGYQVPKKPRAARSPRKRDTLQRSVENDRMCAIDLLATVAAGTLLQEKQNPIIPSDGSPKKDQHGFVKEEDEDANTPFKAELPNEASCDKRLQHGFVKEACADANKPLKAELSDDGSSEKKCFSTLSSQVYDPNFCSKENLHHPEIDGQSCIASIVTSSSCSERFVTDNMVDRKSHSEMKNITSKVELGSSGYPDCNDCNLDVHVSIVKDEVQNSEKVPIGTSVGMCCFEDPVDEKPQVPVNLGGNAKLSGYEDSTPHNSLFKGCDNVTVVGRDDDENFSGCSHPSSKTKTFRSKTCIGDQRIRKRLASKYRKVARESKHDTLSNNVVDRNFNTVYSNRKNSYKRQLSQMNIPFKKRKIFDCSSTSNSNGYIRNDNTYYSTKNDMNQGVSCSSARIRKDPGMSSLEGYHRSALRSRDSHVKLRIKSFRVPELFIEIPETATVASLKIAVMEAVTTLLRGGLRVGMILNGKKLRDDSKTLLQTGISHDNALDALGFTLEPNSSQSLPLTCAKDSLHVPSADMPLSLIGQPSSPAVVRPIQRIQGFCDTEHQVTSLSNIVESEHDSAPSPISTIGEKRLTDSKELVTIPEMDTEGLAVLPVEQKPKRTEMSQRRRIRRPFSVAEVEALVEAVERLGTGRWRDVKLRAFDDAKHRTYVDLKDKWKTLVHTARISPQQRRGEPVPQELLDRVLTAHAYWSQQQQTKQHQLKHHPETCLLL from the exons ATGGTGGCGCAGAACAGAATAAATTATGGATTTAATGGCTATCAGGTGCCAAAAAAGCCTCGTGCCGCACGATCACCTAGG AAGAGGGATACATTACAAAGAAGTGTGGAAAACGATCGAATGTGTGCGATTGACTTATTGGCCACCGTAGCTGCCGGCACTTTATTGCAAGAGAAACAGAATCCAATCATACCTAGTGATGGATCACCGAAAAAAGATCAGCATGGATTtgttaaagaagaagatgaagatgcaAATACACCATTCAAAGCCGAGCTTCCTAATGAAGCAAGTTGTGACAAAAGGCTTCAACATGGATTTGTTAAGGAAGCATGTGCGGATGCAAATAAGCCATTGAAAGCCGAGCTCTCTGATGATGGAAGTAGTGAGAAAAAATGTTTCTCTACTCTTTCTTCACAGGTGTACGATCCAAATTTCTGTTCGAAGGAAAATCTGCATCATCCTGAAATCGATGGTCAATCATGCATTGCTTCTATAGTAACAAGTTCTAGTTGCTCGGAGAGGTTTGTTACTGACAATATGGTCGATAGAAAAAGCCATagtgaaatgaaaaatattactaGCAAAGTTGAATTAGGATCTTCTGGATATCCAGATTGTAATGATTGCAACTTAGATGTTCATGTAAGTATAGTAAAGGACGAGGTCCAAAATTCCGAGAAGGTGCCAATCGGTACTTCGGTTGGAATGTGCTGTTTTGAGGATCCCGTGGATGAAAAACCTCAAGTGCCAGTCAATTTAGGTGGCAATGCCAAGTTGTCTGGTTATGAAGATAGCACGCCTCATAACTCTTTGTTCAAAGGTTGCGACAATGTAACAGTAGTTGGTAGAGATGATGACGAAAACTTTTCAGGGTGCTCTCACCCTAGTTCAAAAACAAAGACCTTTAGGTCAAAGACTTGTATAGGTGACCAAAGAATAAGGAAAAGATTGGCTTCTAAATATCGGAAAGTTGCTCGAGAATCAAAGCACGATACACTTTCTAACAATG TAGTGGATAGAAATTTCAACACAGTTTACAGCAATAGGAAGAACAGTTATAAACGCCAACTATCTCAAATGAATATTCCTTTCAAGAAGAGGAAGATTTTTGACTGCAGCTCCACTTCAAATTCTAATGGATATATAAGAAATGACAACACTTATTATTCAACCAAGAATGATATGAATCAAGGCGTTTCTTGTTCATCTGCTCGGATACGCAAAG ATCCTGGAATGTCATCCTTGGAAGGATATCATCGTTCAGCATTACGATCTAGAGATTCTCATG TGAAGCTTAGGATCAAATCATTTAGAGTGCCAGAGCTTTTTATTGAGATTCCAGAAACTGCAACCGTCGCGTCCTTGAAG ATAGCAGTGATGGAAGCGGTGACTACTCTACTTCGAGGTGGATTGCGTGTTGGCATGATTCTCAATGGAAAGAAACTTAGAGATGACAGTAAAACTTTACTTCAGACAGGAATTTCTCATGATAATGCGCTGGATGCTTTGGGCTTCACCTTGGAGCCTAATTCTTCTCAAAGCCTACCACTCACATGCGCTAAAGATTCTCTTCATGTTCCGAGTGCGGACATGCCTCTATCTTTAATAGG GCAACCTTCCAGTCCAGCTGTAGTTCGTCCGATTCAGAGGATTCAAGGTTTCTGCGACACCGAGCATCAAGTAACCAGTTTAAGTAACATTGTTGAAAGTGAACACGATTCAGCACCTTCTCCTATAAGCACAATAGGTGAAAAAAGATTGACAGATTCCAAAGAACTTGTTACTATTCCTGAAATGGATACGGAGGGACTAGCTGTGCTACCAGTAGAGCAGAAGCCAAAGCGAACTGAGATGTCACAACGTCGCCGAATTCGTAGGCCTTTTTCTGTTGCCGAAGTGGAAGCACTTGTTGAAGCAGTTGAGAGACTCGGAACTGGAAG GTGGCGTGATGTGAAACTTCGTGCTTTCGATGATGCAAAGCATAGGACATATGTGGATTTGAAG GATAAATGGAAAACATTGGTACACACGGCAAGAATATCTCCTCAACAAAGAAGAGGAGAGCCTGTACCCCAAGAACTTTTGGATAGGGTCCTTACTGCTCATGCATATTGGTCCCAACAGCAACAAACTAAGCAACATCAACTCAAGCATCACCCTGAAACTTGCCTTCTACTTTAA
- the LOC123897533 gene encoding telomere repeat-binding protein 2-like isoform X4, which produces MVAQNRINYGFNGYQVPKKPRAARSPRKRDTLQRSVENDRMCAIDLLATVAAGTLLQEKQNPIIPSDGSPKKDQHGFVKEEDEDANTPFKAELPNEASCDKRLQHGFVKEACADANKPLKAELSDDGSSEKKCFSTLSSQVYDPNFCSKENLHHPEIDGQSCIASIVTSSSCSERFVTDNMVDRKSHSEMKNITSKVELGSSGYPDCNDCNLDVHVSIVKDEVQNSEKVPIGTSVGMCCFEDPVDEKPQVPVNLGGNAKLSGYEDSTPHNSLFKGCDNVTVVGRDDDENFSGCSHPSSKTKTFRSKTCIGDQRIRKRLASKYRKVARESKHDTLSNNVDRNFNTVYSNRKNSYKRQLSQMNIPFKKRKIFDCSSTSNSNGYIRNDNTYYSTKNDMNQGVSCSSARIRKDPGMSSLEGYHRSALRSRDSHVKLRIKSFRVPELFIEIPETATVASLKIAVMEAVTTLLRGGLRVGMILNGKKLRDDSKTLLQTGISHDNALDALGFTLEPNSSQSLPLTCAKDSLHVPSADMPLSLIGQPSSPAVVRPIQRIQGFCDTEHQVTSLSNIVESEHDSAPSPISTIGEKRLTDSKELVTIPEMDTEGLAVLPVEQKPKRTEMSQRRRIRRPFSVAEVEALVEAVERLGTGRWRDVKLRAFDDAKHRTYVDLKDKWKTLVHTARISPQQRRGEPVPQELLDRVLTAHAYWSQQQQTKQHQLKHHPETCLLL; this is translated from the exons ATGGTGGCGCAGAACAGAATAAATTATGGATTTAATGGCTATCAGGTGCCAAAAAAGCCTCGTGCCGCACGATCACCTAGG AAGAGGGATACATTACAAAGAAGTGTGGAAAACGATCGAATGTGTGCGATTGACTTATTGGCCACCGTAGCTGCCGGCACTTTATTGCAAGAGAAACAGAATCCAATCATACCTAGTGATGGATCACCGAAAAAAGATCAGCATGGATTtgttaaagaagaagatgaagatgcaAATACACCATTCAAAGCCGAGCTTCCTAATGAAGCAAGTTGTGACAAAAGGCTTCAACATGGATTTGTTAAGGAAGCATGTGCGGATGCAAATAAGCCATTGAAAGCCGAGCTCTCTGATGATGGAAGTAGTGAGAAAAAATGTTTCTCTACTCTTTCTTCACAGGTGTACGATCCAAATTTCTGTTCGAAGGAAAATCTGCATCATCCTGAAATCGATGGTCAATCATGCATTGCTTCTATAGTAACAAGTTCTAGTTGCTCGGAGAGGTTTGTTACTGACAATATGGTCGATAGAAAAAGCCATagtgaaatgaaaaatattactaGCAAAGTTGAATTAGGATCTTCTGGATATCCAGATTGTAATGATTGCAACTTAGATGTTCATGTAAGTATAGTAAAGGACGAGGTCCAAAATTCCGAGAAGGTGCCAATCGGTACTTCGGTTGGAATGTGCTGTTTTGAGGATCCCGTGGATGAAAAACCTCAAGTGCCAGTCAATTTAGGTGGCAATGCCAAGTTGTCTGGTTATGAAGATAGCACGCCTCATAACTCTTTGTTCAAAGGTTGCGACAATGTAACAGTAGTTGGTAGAGATGATGACGAAAACTTTTCAGGGTGCTCTCACCCTAGTTCAAAAACAAAGACCTTTAGGTCAAAGACTTGTATAGGTGACCAAAGAATAAGGAAAAGATTGGCTTCTAAATATCGGAAAGTTGCTCGAGAATCAAAGCACGATACACTTTCTAACAATG TGGATAGAAATTTCAACACAGTTTACAGCAATAGGAAGAACAGTTATAAACGCCAACTATCTCAAATGAATATTCCTTTCAAGAAGAGGAAGATTTTTGACTGCAGCTCCACTTCAAATTCTAATGGATATATAAGAAATGACAACACTTATTATTCAACCAAGAATGATATGAATCAAGGCGTTTCTTGTTCATCTGCTCGGATACGCAAAG ATCCTGGAATGTCATCCTTGGAAGGATATCATCGTTCAGCATTACGATCTAGAGATTCTCATG TGAAGCTTAGGATCAAATCATTTAGAGTGCCAGAGCTTTTTATTGAGATTCCAGAAACTGCAACCGTCGCGTCCTTGAAG ATAGCAGTGATGGAAGCGGTGACTACTCTACTTCGAGGTGGATTGCGTGTTGGCATGATTCTCAATGGAAAGAAACTTAGAGATGACAGTAAAACTTTACTTCAGACAGGAATTTCTCATGATAATGCGCTGGATGCTTTGGGCTTCACCTTGGAGCCTAATTCTTCTCAAAGCCTACCACTCACATGCGCTAAAGATTCTCTTCATGTTCCGAGTGCGGACATGCCTCTATCTTTAATAGG GCAACCTTCCAGTCCAGCTGTAGTTCGTCCGATTCAGAGGATTCAAGGTTTCTGCGACACCGAGCATCAAGTAACCAGTTTAAGTAACATTGTTGAAAGTGAACACGATTCAGCACCTTCTCCTATAAGCACAATAGGTGAAAAAAGATTGACAGATTCCAAAGAACTTGTTACTATTCCTGAAATGGATACGGAGGGACTAGCTGTGCTACCAGTAGAGCAGAAGCCAAAGCGAACTGAGATGTCACAACGTCGCCGAATTCGTAGGCCTTTTTCTGTTGCCGAAGTGGAAGCACTTGTTGAAGCAGTTGAGAGACTCGGAACTGGAAG GTGGCGTGATGTGAAACTTCGTGCTTTCGATGATGCAAAGCATAGGACATATGTGGATTTGAAG GATAAATGGAAAACATTGGTACACACGGCAAGAATATCTCCTCAACAAAGAAGAGGAGAGCCTGTACCCCAAGAACTTTTGGATAGGGTCCTTACTGCTCATGCATATTGGTCCCAACAGCAACAAACTAAGCAACATCAACTCAAGCATCACCCTGAAACTTGCCTTCTACTTTAA
- the LOC123897533 gene encoding telomere repeat-binding protein 2-like isoform X2, translating into MVAQNRINYGFNGYQVPKKPRAARSPRKRDTLQRSVENDRMCAIDLLATVAAGTLLQEKQNPIIPSDGSPKKDQHGFVKEEDEDANTPFKAELPNEASCDKRLQHGFVKEACADANKPLKAELSDDGSSEKKCFSTLSSQVYDPNFCSKENLHHPEIDGQSCIASIVTSSSCSERFVTDNMVDRKSHSEMKNITSKVELGSSGYPDCNDCNLDVHVSIVKDEVQNSEKVPIGTSVGMCCFEDPVDEKPQVPVNLGGNAKLSGYEDSTPHNSLFKGCDNVTVVGRDDDENFSGCSHPSSKTKTFRSKTCIGDQRIRKRLASKYRKVARESKHDTLSNNVDRNFNTVYSNRKNSYKRQLSQMNIPFKKRKIFDCSSTSNSNGYIRNDNTYYSTKNDMNQGVSCSSARIRKDPGMSSLEGYHRSALRSRDSHVKLRIKSFRVPELFIEIPETATVASLKIAVMEAVTTLLRGGLRVGMILNGKKLRDDSKTLLQTGISHDNALDALGFTLEPNSSQSLPLTCAKDSLHVPSADMPLSLIGQPSSPAVVRPIQRIQGFCDTEHQVTSLSNIVESEHDSAPSPISTIGEKRLTDSKELVTIPEMDTEGLAVLPVEQKPKRTEMSQRRRIRRPFSVAEVEALVEAVERLGTGRWRDVKLRAFDDAKHRTYVDLKCRINGKHWYTRQEYLLNKEEESLYPKNFWIGSLLLMHIGPNSNKLSNINSSITLKLAFYFNIGGVLIAMDHI; encoded by the exons ATGGTGGCGCAGAACAGAATAAATTATGGATTTAATGGCTATCAGGTGCCAAAAAAGCCTCGTGCCGCACGATCACCTAGG AAGAGGGATACATTACAAAGAAGTGTGGAAAACGATCGAATGTGTGCGATTGACTTATTGGCCACCGTAGCTGCCGGCACTTTATTGCAAGAGAAACAGAATCCAATCATACCTAGTGATGGATCACCGAAAAAAGATCAGCATGGATTtgttaaagaagaagatgaagatgcaAATACACCATTCAAAGCCGAGCTTCCTAATGAAGCAAGTTGTGACAAAAGGCTTCAACATGGATTTGTTAAGGAAGCATGTGCGGATGCAAATAAGCCATTGAAAGCCGAGCTCTCTGATGATGGAAGTAGTGAGAAAAAATGTTTCTCTACTCTTTCTTCACAGGTGTACGATCCAAATTTCTGTTCGAAGGAAAATCTGCATCATCCTGAAATCGATGGTCAATCATGCATTGCTTCTATAGTAACAAGTTCTAGTTGCTCGGAGAGGTTTGTTACTGACAATATGGTCGATAGAAAAAGCCATagtgaaatgaaaaatattactaGCAAAGTTGAATTAGGATCTTCTGGATATCCAGATTGTAATGATTGCAACTTAGATGTTCATGTAAGTATAGTAAAGGACGAGGTCCAAAATTCCGAGAAGGTGCCAATCGGTACTTCGGTTGGAATGTGCTGTTTTGAGGATCCCGTGGATGAAAAACCTCAAGTGCCAGTCAATTTAGGTGGCAATGCCAAGTTGTCTGGTTATGAAGATAGCACGCCTCATAACTCTTTGTTCAAAGGTTGCGACAATGTAACAGTAGTTGGTAGAGATGATGACGAAAACTTTTCAGGGTGCTCTCACCCTAGTTCAAAAACAAAGACCTTTAGGTCAAAGACTTGTATAGGTGACCAAAGAATAAGGAAAAGATTGGCTTCTAAATATCGGAAAGTTGCTCGAGAATCAAAGCACGATACACTTTCTAACAATG TGGATAGAAATTTCAACACAGTTTACAGCAATAGGAAGAACAGTTATAAACGCCAACTATCTCAAATGAATATTCCTTTCAAGAAGAGGAAGATTTTTGACTGCAGCTCCACTTCAAATTCTAATGGATATATAAGAAATGACAACACTTATTATTCAACCAAGAATGATATGAATCAAGGCGTTTCTTGTTCATCTGCTCGGATACGCAAAG ATCCTGGAATGTCATCCTTGGAAGGATATCATCGTTCAGCATTACGATCTAGAGATTCTCATG TGAAGCTTAGGATCAAATCATTTAGAGTGCCAGAGCTTTTTATTGAGATTCCAGAAACTGCAACCGTCGCGTCCTTGAAG ATAGCAGTGATGGAAGCGGTGACTACTCTACTTCGAGGTGGATTGCGTGTTGGCATGATTCTCAATGGAAAGAAACTTAGAGATGACAGTAAAACTTTACTTCAGACAGGAATTTCTCATGATAATGCGCTGGATGCTTTGGGCTTCACCTTGGAGCCTAATTCTTCTCAAAGCCTACCACTCACATGCGCTAAAGATTCTCTTCATGTTCCGAGTGCGGACATGCCTCTATCTTTAATAGG GCAACCTTCCAGTCCAGCTGTAGTTCGTCCGATTCAGAGGATTCAAGGTTTCTGCGACACCGAGCATCAAGTAACCAGTTTAAGTAACATTGTTGAAAGTGAACACGATTCAGCACCTTCTCCTATAAGCACAATAGGTGAAAAAAGATTGACAGATTCCAAAGAACTTGTTACTATTCCTGAAATGGATACGGAGGGACTAGCTGTGCTACCAGTAGAGCAGAAGCCAAAGCGAACTGAGATGTCACAACGTCGCCGAATTCGTAGGCCTTTTTCTGTTGCCGAAGTGGAAGCACTTGTTGAAGCAGTTGAGAGACTCGGAACTGGAAG GTGGCGTGATGTGAAACTTCGTGCTTTCGATGATGCAAAGCATAGGACATATGTGGATTTGAAG TGCAGGATAAATGGAAAACATTGGTACACACGGCAAGAATATCTCCTCAACAAAGAAGAGGAGAGCCTGTACCCCAAGAACTTTTGGATAGGGTCCTTACTGCTCATGCATATTGGTCCCAACAGCAACAAACTAAGCAACATCAACTCAAGCATCACCCTGAAACTTGCCTTCTACTTTAATATAGGGGGGGTGTTAATAGCAATGGACCATATATGA